The Sphingopyxis fribergensis genome contains a region encoding:
- a CDS encoding diguanylate cyclase, translating to MTGQSPTPPVERIGARTTLQKLLSRFHFGITLFAVALSGLTILLAGVTALRGYADRNMELAAQLGAYGVEPALVFNDPQAVREGLEPLTRIPGIARLRVLNDVGRPVTEWTSPAADPAPTLTRIFFPRPFAVTVQRNGSAIGTIEVWGDSSTLIDYVRLGLLAGLACLLITAFGTIFLARRFEYELVKPLNEIATVAHDVRLHRRFDKRVQPLGIAELDRLGGDINALLDELQGWQGHMESERALLAHRASHDTLTALPNRDAFDEQLALRIEAASARGNRFALLFIDADNFKAANDNFGHAAGDAVLVALSARIQDALRKGDFAARIGGDEFIVIVELDEEVHPEGLASRIRTSVAEPILLPGGETYRAAVSVGVATFPDNGSDATALLTAADAAMYADKLTNRSR from the coding sequence ATGACCGGCCAGTCCCCCACCCCGCCGGTCGAACGGATCGGCGCGCGCACGACGCTGCAAAAGCTGCTGTCGCGCTTTCACTTCGGCATTACGCTGTTCGCGGTTGCGCTTTCGGGCTTGACCATCCTGCTTGCCGGAGTCACCGCGCTGCGGGGTTATGCCGACCGCAATATGGAACTGGCGGCGCAACTCGGCGCTTATGGCGTCGAACCCGCGCTAGTGTTCAACGATCCGCAGGCGGTGCGCGAAGGGCTCGAGCCGCTGACCCGCATCCCCGGCATTGCGCGGTTGCGCGTGCTCAACGATGTCGGCCGCCCGGTCACCGAATGGACCTCGCCCGCCGCCGATCCGGCACCGACCCTGACCCGCATCTTCTTTCCCCGCCCCTTCGCGGTCACGGTGCAGCGCAACGGGTCGGCGATCGGTACGATCGAGGTGTGGGGCGATAGCTCGACGTTGATCGATTATGTCCGGTTGGGCTTGCTCGCCGGTCTTGCCTGCCTGCTCATCACGGCTTTCGGCACCATCTTCCTCGCGCGGCGGTTCGAATATGAACTGGTCAAGCCATTGAACGAAATTGCGACAGTCGCCCACGACGTGCGTCTGCACCGCCGGTTCGACAAGCGCGTCCAGCCGCTCGGCATCGCCGAACTCGACCGGCTGGGCGGCGATATCAACGCGCTGCTCGACGAGCTGCAGGGCTGGCAGGGCCATATGGAGAGCGAACGCGCCTTGCTCGCGCACCGCGCATCGCACGACACGCTGACCGCACTGCCCAACCGCGACGCCTTTGACGAACAGCTCGCGCTGCGCATCGAGGCGGCCTCGGCACGCGGAAACCGCTTTGCGCTGCTGTTCATCGACGCCGACAATTTCAAGGCGGCCAACGACAATTTCGGCCACGCCGCAGGGGACGCCGTGCTCGTCGCGCTGTCAGCGCGGATCCAGGACGCGCTGCGCAAAGGCGATTTTGCCGCACGCATCGGCGGCGATGAATTCATCGTGATCGTCGAGCTCGACGAAGAGGTGCATCCTGAAGGACTAGCGAGCCGGATCCGCACCAGCGTCGCCGAACCTATCCTGCTGCCCGGCGGCGAAACCTATCGCGCCGCGGTCAGCGTCGGCGTCGCGACCTTCCCCGACAATGGCAGCGACGCGACCGCGCTGCTGACCGCCGCCGATGCCGCCATGTACGCCGACAAATTGACCAACCGTTCCAGATGA
- a CDS encoding M48 family metallopeptidase, with the protein MLRNARSIVAILSLSMAAPALAQQSPYAALAATEARVATIGFRLTTANAAWCPARQPQFGWIWGDPRLYDKAQRPAALAAYRAVERDAAFVAAVAAGSPADRAGLHVGDGVAWVDMAPVANGIGDHPFARITALEQMLAARPTNTAIWFGLTDGRAVPLTPMTGCASDFRVEANERAGAVADGRMVLVNQGLAEFAADDEELAAAIAHELAHNILRHRARLDAAGIDRGLGKQFGRNARLFKQTEVEADRLSVWLLAGAGYDPAAAARFWERFGRRKGRPLLQASTHPNWRDRVASLQAEAATIAAARAAGQPLHPPLIDAPPPLE; encoded by the coding sequence ATGCTTCGCAACGCCCGATCGATCGTCGCCATCCTGTCGCTGTCGATGGCTGCCCCCGCGCTCGCCCAGCAATCTCCCTATGCCGCGCTGGCGGCAACCGAGGCCCGCGTCGCGACGATCGGCTTTCGCCTGACGACCGCCAACGCCGCTTGGTGTCCCGCGCGCCAGCCGCAGTTCGGATGGATCTGGGGGGACCCGCGGCTTTATGACAAGGCGCAGCGGCCTGCGGCGCTTGCGGCTTATCGAGCGGTCGAACGGGACGCAGCCTTTGTCGCGGCGGTCGCGGCGGGCTCTCCCGCTGATCGGGCAGGTTTACATGTGGGCGACGGTGTCGCTTGGGTCGACATGGCTCCGGTCGCGAATGGTATCGGCGACCACCCCTTCGCACGCATCACCGCGCTCGAACAAATGCTGGCCGCTCGGCCGACCAACACAGCGATTTGGTTTGGCCTCACCGACGGGCGCGCCGTTCCACTGACCCCCATGACCGGCTGCGCCAGCGATTTTCGCGTCGAGGCCAATGAAAGGGCGGGCGCGGTCGCCGACGGCCGGATGGTGCTCGTCAACCAGGGCCTTGCCGAATTCGCGGCGGACGACGAGGAACTGGCTGCGGCGATCGCGCACGAACTGGCGCATAATATTCTGCGCCACCGCGCCCGGCTCGACGCCGCGGGGATCGATCGCGGGCTCGGCAAACAATTTGGCCGCAACGCCCGCCTGTTCAAACAGACCGAGGTCGAGGCCGACCGGCTGTCGGTGTGGCTGCTCGCCGGCGCGGGCTATGATCCCGCTGCCGCCGCGCGTTTTTGGGAGCGCTTCGGTCGGCGCAAGGGACGCCCCCTGCTCCAGGCGAGCACGCATCCGAACTGGCGCGACCGTGTGGCATCACTGCAAGCCGAAGCGGCGACCATTGCAGCGGCGCGTGCGGCTGGCCAGCCGCTGCATCCGCCGCTGATCGACGCGCCGCCGCCCTTGGAATAG
- the msrA gene encoding peptide-methionine (S)-S-oxide reductase MsrA — protein MTQETAIFAGGCFWCTEAVFQSLEGVEGVESGYIGGAVANPTYKQVCGGDTGHAEAIRITFDPAVISYDDLLDVHFATHDPTTLNRQGNDIGTQYRSALFPLDAAQADAARAGIARAAADWPAPIVTTIESASDWYPAEDYHQAYWEGEGQRNPYCMAVIPPKLAKLHKGFSDRLRSA, from the coding sequence ATGACCCAAGAGACCGCCATTTTTGCCGGAGGCTGCTTCTGGTGCACCGAAGCCGTGTTTCAGTCGCTCGAGGGCGTCGAGGGCGTCGAAAGCGGTTATATTGGCGGCGCGGTCGCCAACCCGACCTATAAGCAGGTCTGCGGCGGCGACACCGGCCATGCCGAGGCGATCCGCATCACCTTCGACCCCGCGGTGATCAGCTATGACGACCTGCTCGACGTCCATTTCGCGACGCACGATCCGACGACGCTCAACCGCCAGGGCAACGACATCGGCACCCAATATCGCAGCGCGCTCTTCCCGCTCGACGCCGCGCAGGCCGATGCCGCGCGCGCGGGGATCGCCCGCGCCGCGGCCGATTGGCCCGCGCCGATCGTCACGACTATCGAGAGCGCCTCGGACTGGTATCCCGCCGAAGATTATCATCAGGCCTATTGGGAGGGCGAAGGCCAGCGCAATCCCTATTGCATGGCGGTGATCCCGCCTAAACTGGCTAAACTGCACAAAGGATTCAGTGACCGTTTGCGTAGCGCATAG
- a CDS encoding YfiR family protein: MLASLFLIGALVTTPQMSVQAANQTAVEDGSGGMARAVNRMVGGIVSYARWPTGSAATARTMCVVGAPRLTDRMAPDVPGPGSVTVRRVTTATVTPECDILFLGRMPVADRRQLIAWVRGRPILTITDDDAACIYGAMFCLSNKAASISFSVNIDAIGRGPLRIDPRVLRIGGGEGGAS, from the coding sequence GTGCTGGCATCATTGTTTCTCATCGGCGCGTTGGTCACGACGCCCCAGATGTCGGTTCAAGCCGCAAACCAGACCGCCGTCGAGGATGGTTCGGGCGGGATGGCGCGCGCGGTCAACCGGATGGTGGGCGGCATCGTCAGCTATGCGCGCTGGCCCACCGGATCGGCCGCGACCGCCCGGACGATGTGCGTCGTCGGCGCACCGCGGTTGACCGATCGCATGGCGCCCGACGTTCCGGGCCCCGGCTCGGTAACGGTCCGCCGGGTGACCACAGCCACCGTTACCCCCGAATGCGACATCCTCTTCCTTGGCCGAATGCCGGTCGCCGATCGGCGCCAGCTCATCGCGTGGGTACGCGGGCGTCCGATCCTGACGATCACCGACGATGATGCCGCCTGCATCTATGGCGCGATGTTCTGCCTCAGCAACAAAGCGGCGAGCATCAGCTTTTCGGTCAACATCGACGCGATCGGGCGCGGTCCGTTGCGTATCGATCCGCGGGTCCTGCGCATCGGCGGCGGCGAAGGGGGGGCGTCATGA
- the rpsI gene encoding 30S ribosomal protein S9: MADEQTMTDLKDLAGAVEGTVAAPVSTTPLREKIVDKQGRAYATGRRKDAVARVWVKPGTGKITVNGRDQEVYFARPTLRLVINQPFGLTERVGQYDVIATVKGGGLSGQAGAVLHGIAQALTRFEPALRGVVKTAGFLTRDSRAVERKKYGKAKARRSFQFSKR, encoded by the coding sequence ATGGCTGACGAACAGACCATGACCGATCTCAAGGATCTCGCCGGCGCCGTCGAAGGCACCGTCGCCGCTCCGGTCTCGACCACGCCGCTGCGTGAAAAGATCGTCGACAAGCAGGGCCGCGCCTATGCGACCGGCCGTCGCAAGGACGCCGTTGCTCGCGTGTGGGTCAAGCCCGGCACAGGCAAGATCACCGTCAACGGCCGCGACCAGGAAGTTTATTTCGCACGTCCGACGCTGCGTCTCGTCATCAACCAGCCCTTCGGTCTGACCGAACGCGTTGGCCAGTATGACGTGATCGCAACCGTCAAGGGCGGTGGCCTCTCGGGCCAGGCGGGCGCCGTGCTGCACGGCATCGCGCAGGCGCTGACCCGCTTCGAACCCGCGCTGCGCGGCGTTGTGAAGACCGCCGGCTTCCTGACCCGCGACAGCCGCGCGGTCGAGCGTAAGAAGTACGGCAAGGCCAAGGCCCGCCGCAGCTTCCAGTTCTCGAAGCGCTAA
- a CDS encoding diacylglycerol/lipid kinase family protein, translating to MASSFSRPALICNLRSGSSDEALVGRLSEICDAAGAPLVRTILLPDGELPSADILAGEGVDLLLVLSGDGTLNAAAAKLETWNGAMLPLPGGTLNLFHKTLHGDANPEDILHDALAGRARAVNPPTILSDAGRAYIGVIAGPTTAWAEVREQFRSLSLSGLAETIPGAIDATLYGDGVRIRGSDQSFQAINLTPKPDRILAEGLITDSAGSILSHGIAWLGGDFREGPSVDLSERRAVVIESKASIGLLLDGEPAELPSGATYRLERSPLAFLATA from the coding sequence ATGGCCAGCAGCTTCTCCCGCCCCGCCCTCATCTGCAACCTGCGCAGCGGCAGTTCCGACGAGGCGCTCGTCGGCCGTCTGAGCGAAATATGCGATGCGGCAGGCGCGCCGCTCGTCCGCACGATCCTCCTTCCCGACGGCGAGCTGCCGTCGGCGGATATACTGGCGGGCGAAGGCGTCGACTTGCTGCTGGTCCTCAGCGGCGACGGCACACTCAACGCCGCGGCGGCCAAGCTTGAAACATGGAACGGTGCGATGCTCCCGCTTCCGGGCGGGACGCTCAACCTGTTTCACAAGACACTGCACGGCGATGCCAACCCGGAGGATATTTTGCACGACGCGCTCGCAGGCAGGGCTCGCGCAGTCAATCCGCCAACGATCCTCTCCGACGCAGGACGTGCGTATATCGGCGTCATCGCCGGGCCGACGACGGCATGGGCCGAGGTTCGGGAGCAATTTCGCTCGCTCAGCCTCAGCGGCCTTGCCGAAACGATCCCCGGCGCGATCGACGCGACGCTGTATGGCGACGGCGTGCGCATTCGTGGTTCGGACCAGTCGTTCCAGGCAATCAACCTGACGCCGAAGCCCGATCGTATCCTTGCCGAGGGATTGATCACCGACAGCGCGGGGTCGATCCTGAGCCATGGGATTGCGTGGCTCGGCGGCGATTTTCGCGAAGGGCCGAGCGTCGACCTGTCCGAACGCCGGGCGGTCGTCATCGAAAGCAAAGCGTCGATAGGCCTGCTCCTCGACGGCGAACCCGCCGAATTGCCGTCGGGCGCTACCTACCGCCTCGAACGCAGCCCGCTCGCATTCCTCGCCACCGCATGA
- a CDS encoding phosphotransferase, with translation MTFPTSPGSMAPEWLGAVLGRPGQLKGFASAKVGTGQMCDSYRLTLDWADGADAPPSVIAKCPSHDEASRNIAKLTGTYVKEVSWYRELAADSGVAAPVCHFADIAADDVDFILILSDLAPARQGDQLAGLSLAALVPCIKAAAQLHAHLWNDARLTDLAWLSRDNGDLVRALFPQLYAGFRERYAARLAPDVLDLGAGLVDRLDAYLAREPAARTIVHGDLRIDNILFAPDGEACWLVDWQTLGRGSGAADLAYLVGTSIADPFERAAADRPAFDHWIEALSAAGIAADAESLWTDYRVGALSGYFMAVFASMSVERTARGDEMFAVMAERPAQQALALGSLELL, from the coding sequence ATGACCTTTCCGACCTCCCCCGGGTCGATGGCGCCCGAATGGCTAGGCGCCGTGCTGGGACGGCCCGGACAGCTCAAGGGTTTCGCATCGGCGAAGGTTGGCACCGGCCAGATGTGCGACAGTTATCGGCTCACGCTCGACTGGGCGGACGGCGCCGACGCACCGCCGAGCGTGATCGCCAAATGCCCGAGCCACGACGAGGCCAGCCGTAACATCGCCAAGCTGACCGGCACCTATGTCAAGGAAGTCAGCTGGTATCGCGAACTGGCGGCGGACAGCGGCGTTGCGGCCCCGGTGTGCCACTTCGCCGACATTGCGGCGGACGACGTCGATTTCATCCTGATCCTGTCCGACCTCGCGCCCGCGCGACAGGGCGACCAACTCGCCGGGCTGAGCCTCGCGGCGCTTGTTCCGTGCATCAAGGCAGCGGCGCAGCTCCACGCGCATCTGTGGAACGACGCGCGACTTACCGACCTGGCCTGGCTGTCGCGCGACAATGGCGATCTGGTCCGCGCGCTGTTCCCGCAGCTCTATGCCGGCTTTCGCGAACGCTATGCAGCGCGGCTGGCGCCCGATGTGCTCGACCTGGGCGCCGGGCTCGTGGACCGGCTCGATGCCTATCTGGCGCGCGAGCCCGCGGCACGCACGATCGTTCATGGCGACCTGCGCATCGACAACATCCTCTTTGCCCCCGACGGCGAGGCCTGCTGGCTCGTCGACTGGCAGACGCTGGGGCGCGGCAGTGGCGCCGCCGACCTCGCCTATCTGGTCGGCACCAGCATCGCCGACCCATTCGAACGCGCCGCCGCCGACCGGCCGGCGTTCGATCACTGGATCGAGGCATTGAGCGCGGCGGGCATCGCGGCCGACGCCGAGTCGCTATGGACCGACTATCGCGTCGGCGCACTCAGCGGCTATTTCATGGCCGTCTTCGCGTCGATGAGCGTCGAACGCACCGCGCGCGGCGACGAGATGTTCGCGGTGATGGCCGAACGCCCGGCGCAACAAGCGCTCGCGCTGGGCAGCCTGGAGTTGCTTTAG
- the galU gene encoding UTP--glucose-1-phosphate uridylyltransferase GalU, protein MKPIRKAVFPVAGLGTRFLPATKAIPKEMLPVVDRPLIQYAVDEAREAGIEQMIFVTGRGKSAIEDHFDVAFELEKTMSERGKDLSVLGPTRLGPGACAYVRQQEPLGLGHAIWCARDIVGDEPFAIFLPDEFMHGSPGCMKQMVDAYHKVGGNLISVLEVPHEQVSSYGVIAPGARDGALTEVTGLVEKPPVTDAPSNLIISGRYILQPEVMRVLEGQEKGAGGEIQLTDAMAAMIGNQPFHAVTFDGARYDCGSKAGYIQANIAVALERPDIADEVRAFAIDLLK, encoded by the coding sequence ATGAAACCGATCCGTAAAGCCGTGTTCCCCGTCGCCGGTCTCGGCACCCGTTTCCTGCCCGCCACCAAGGCGATCCCCAAGGAGATGCTGCCTGTCGTCGACCGACCGCTGATCCAATATGCGGTCGACGAGGCGCGCGAGGCGGGGATCGAGCAGATGATCTTTGTCACCGGCCGCGGCAAGAGCGCGATCGAGGATCATTTCGACGTCGCCTTCGAACTCGAAAAGACGATGTCCGAACGCGGCAAGGATTTGTCGGTTTTGGGTCCAACGCGGCTCGGCCCCGGCGCCTGCGCCTATGTCCGCCAGCAGGAGCCGCTCGGCCTCGGCCATGCGATCTGGTGCGCGCGCGACATCGTCGGCGACGAGCCTTTCGCGATCTTCCTTCCCGACGAATTCATGCATGGATCGCCGGGCTGCATGAAGCAGATGGTCGATGCCTATCACAAGGTCGGCGGCAATTTGATCTCGGTGCTCGAAGTGCCGCACGAGCAAGTGTCGAGCTATGGCGTGATCGCACCCGGCGCGCGCGATGGCGCGCTGACCGAAGTGACCGGGCTTGTCGAAAAGCCGCCAGTCACCGACGCGCCATCGAACCTGATCATTTCGGGCCGTTATATCCTGCAACCCGAAGTGATGCGCGTACTCGAAGGACAGGAAAAGGGCGCGGGCGGTGAAATCCAGCTGACCGACGCGATGGCGGCGATGATCGGCAACCAGCCGTTCCACGCGGTCACCTTCGACGGCGCGCGTTACGACTGCGGATCGAAGGCCGGGTATATCCAGGCGAACATCGCGGTGGCGCTCGAACGGCCCGACATCGCGGACGAGGTTCGCGCCTTTGCGATCGATCTGCTGAAATAG
- a CDS encoding COX15/CtaA family protein translates to MTHASVLPAPAARQPRPAALARWLWAVALLVIIVVGVGGITRLTESGLSITEWRPVSGVLPPLSEAGWIAEFEKYKQIPEYREINLGMTLAGFKAIFFWEWLHRILGRLVGMALLVPLAWYAWRRAIPAGYGPRLLALAALVGLQGAIGWWMVASGLEYRTDVSHFRLATHLLTALFLLAGLVWTARDLDTLARDPSSRPARLTGPAAGVIAILFVQLLLGAWVAGLNAGYVASTWPLMNDHFVPEGIDWAGGAWLALTNDPFLIHFLHRWWSWVAALALLLLARGLSRQGARGEARLLVAVVAAQMLLGIWTVVSGVSMWIAVWHQVTGAILVAVAAAALHQLGRRSA, encoded by the coding sequence ATGACGCACGCCTCTGTCTTGCCGGCGCCTGCCGCCCGCCAACCCCGCCCCGCGGCGCTTGCGCGCTGGCTGTGGGCGGTCGCACTATTGGTCATCATCGTGGTCGGCGTCGGCGGGATCACCCGCCTGACCGAATCTGGACTTTCGATCACCGAATGGCGCCCGGTTTCGGGCGTGCTGCCGCCGCTGAGCGAGGCCGGGTGGATCGCGGAGTTCGAGAAGTACAAGCAGATCCCGGAATATCGGGAAATCAACCTCGGCATGACGCTCGCGGGGTTCAAGGCGATCTTTTTCTGGGAGTGGCTGCACCGCATTCTCGGCCGACTCGTCGGCATGGCGCTGCTCGTGCCGCTTGCCTGGTACGCCTGGCGCCGCGCGATCCCGGCGGGCTATGGTCCGCGTCTGCTTGCGCTTGCCGCGCTCGTCGGGCTGCAGGGCGCGATCGGCTGGTGGATGGTCGCCTCGGGCCTCGAATATCGCACCGACGTCAGCCATTTTCGCTTGGCCACCCATTTGCTGACCGCGCTGTTCCTGCTCGCGGGGCTGGTGTGGACGGCGCGGGACCTCGATACGCTGGCGCGCGATCCCTCGTCGCGGCCAGCGCGACTGACCGGGCCGGCCGCGGGCGTCATCGCGATCCTTTTTGTCCAGCTGTTGCTCGGCGCATGGGTCGCGGGGCTCAATGCCGGCTATGTCGCGAGCACTTGGCCGCTCATGAACGATCATTTCGTGCCCGAGGGCATCGATTGGGCGGGCGGTGCGTGGCTCGCGCTGACCAACGATCCCTTCCTGATCCATTTCCTCCATCGCTGGTGGTCGTGGGTTGCGGCGCTCGCGCTGCTTCTGCTCGCGCGTGGCTTGTCGCGACAGGGCGCGCGCGGCGAGGCGCGGCTGCTCGTAGCTGTCGTTGCAGCGCAGATGCTGCTCGGCATCTGGACCGTCGTGTCGGGCGTTTCGATGTGGATTGCGGTGTGGCATCAGGTTACCGGTGCGATCCTCGTTGCGGTCGCCGCGGCGGCGCTTCACCAATTGGGCCGCCGCTCGGCATGA
- a CDS encoding OmpA family protein produces MTLNFPRSLQTLFMIAFAALLAACQSVPPTTGFTPAQIAALKTEGFVETGAGWELTFNERLLFASNDATVDPDLRVRIAGLARNLTSVGITTARVEGHSDSTGASAYNLALSQARAQAVAIPLQAGGMRLSPDQIVGRGEAVPMSSNDSVEGRQDNRRVVVIVTPQ; encoded by the coding sequence GTGACGCTTAATTTCCCCCGATCGCTCCAGACCCTGTTTATGATCGCCTTCGCCGCGCTGCTCGCTGCCTGTCAAAGCGTGCCGCCGACGACCGGCTTCACGCCCGCCCAGATTGCGGCGCTGAAGACCGAGGGGTTTGTCGAGACAGGTGCCGGCTGGGAGCTGACCTTCAACGAGCGGCTGCTCTTTGCCTCGAACGACGCGACGGTCGATCCCGATCTGCGCGTGCGCATCGCGGGGCTCGCGCGCAACCTCACGTCGGTGGGCATCACCACCGCGCGCGTCGAGGGGCACAGCGATTCCACCGGCGCATCGGCTTATAATCTCGCGCTCTCGCAAGCGCGCGCGCAGGCCGTCGCCATTCCGCTCCAGGCCGGTGGGATGCGCCTTTCGCCGGACCAGATTGTCGGCCGCGGCGAAGCGGTGCCGATGTCGAGCAACGACTCCGTCGAAGGCCGCCAGGACAATCGGCGGGTGGTCGTGATCGTCACCCCGCAGTAA
- the rplM gene encoding 50S ribosomal protein L13: protein MKALTKTTVSANASTVEKKWVLIDAEGLVVGRVASIIANILRGKHKPSFTPHVDCGDNVIVINAEKVAFTGKKLADKRYYKHTGYAGGIKETSPAKILEGRFPERVLEKAVERMIPRGPLGRQQMRNLRIFAGTEHPHEGQSPEVIDVASMNRKNKVGA from the coding sequence ATGAAGGCGCTGACCAAGACGACCGTTTCGGCGAACGCCAGCACGGTCGAAAAGAAATGGGTGCTGATCGACGCCGAGGGCCTTGTTGTGGGCCGCGTTGCATCGATCATCGCCAACATCCTGCGCGGCAAGCACAAGCCGTCGTTCACTCCGCACGTCGATTGCGGTGACAATGTCATCGTTATCAATGCGGAGAAGGTGGCGTTCACCGGCAAGAAGCTGGCCGACAAGCGTTACTACAAGCACACCGGTTATGCCGGCGGCATCAAGGAAACCAGCCCCGCGAAGATCCTCGAAGGCCGTTTCCCCGAGCGCGTGCTCGAAAAGGCCGTCGAACGCATGATCCCGCGCGGCCCGCTCGGCCGCCAGCAGATGCGCAACCTGCGCATCTTCGCCGGCACCGAACATCCGCATGAAGGGCAGAGCCCCGAAGTGATCGACGTCGCGTCGATGAACCGCAAGAACAAGGTGGGTGCATAA
- the aqpZ gene encoding aquaporin Z, with the protein MTNIQKGLAEFIGTFWLVFGGCGSAVLAAAFPEVGIGLLGVSLAFGLTVVTMAYAIGHISGCHLNPAVTVGLWAGGRFDAREIPLYVVAQVLGAIVAAFLLFYVASGNPAYDLATNGLAANGFDAGSPGHYDIWSAFIIEILLTAFFLWIIMGSTDGRAPAGFAPIAIGLALTLIHLISIPVTNTSVNPARSTGPALVVGGIALQQLWLFWVAPLIGGAIGGLLYKTLGADSFPKPNIEGE; encoded by the coding sequence ATGACGAATATCCAAAAGGGTCTTGCCGAATTTATCGGCACGTTCTGGCTTGTGTTTGGCGGTTGCGGCAGCGCGGTGCTTGCCGCGGCGTTCCCCGAGGTCGGCATCGGATTGCTCGGCGTTTCGCTCGCGTTCGGTTTGACGGTCGTCACCATGGCCTATGCGATCGGCCATATTTCGGGCTGTCACCTCAATCCCGCGGTCACCGTCGGGCTATGGGCAGGCGGACGTTTCGATGCGCGCGAAATTCCGCTTTATGTTGTCGCGCAGGTGCTCGGCGCGATCGTCGCGGCGTTCCTGCTCTTCTACGTCGCGAGTGGCAATCCCGCTTATGATCTTGCGACCAACGGGCTCGCGGCCAATGGTTTCGATGCGGGTTCGCCCGGGCATTATGACATCTGGTCGGCCTTCATCATCGAGATATTGCTGACCGCCTTCTTCCTCTGGATCATCATGGGGTCGACCGACGGGCGCGCGCCCGCGGGCTTCGCGCCGATCGCGATCGGCCTCGCGCTGACACTCATCCACCTCATCTCGATCCCGGTGACCAACACCTCGGTCAATCCGGCACGCAGCACCGGCCCCGCGCTCGTTGTCGGCGGCATCGCGCTGCAGCAATTGTGGCTGTTCTGGGTTGCGCCGTTGATCGGCGGAGCAATCGGCGGCCTGCTATACAAGACGCTCGGGGCCGACAGCTTTCCGAAACCGAATATCGAAGGCGAATAA
- a CDS encoding metallophosphoesterase family protein translates to MTHLFHISDLHFGLEDRAALCWLEGCVRREQPDAVLVTGDLTMRARRREFAAACDWIRALDVPVTVEVGNHDLPYFNPLERFFYPYRRIRGIERLVERELEIAGVAVVPLKTTTRAQWRLDWSKGWVTEKALAKTLAAIDALPAGTVTLVTAHHPLVEAGTRGRALTRGGERALGELAARSVAAVLTGHVHDAFDLVKKTPAGSIRMIGAGTLSQRIRSTPPSFNELWIKDGDIAVRVRNVEAVPTPDMQIADVPPDALPPRKPGEPVAPIDAVPPVDPPVH, encoded by the coding sequence ATGACCCACCTTTTCCATATCAGCGATTTGCACTTCGGGCTTGAGGACCGCGCCGCGCTTTGCTGGCTCGAGGGCTGCGTGCGACGCGAGCAGCCCGACGCCGTGCTGGTGACCGGCGACCTGACCATGCGTGCGCGAAGACGCGAGTTTGCCGCGGCGTGCGACTGGATCCGCGCGCTCGACGTGCCGGTGACGGTCGAAGTCGGCAACCACGACCTGCCCTATTTCAACCCACTCGAGCGCTTCTTCTATCCCTATCGCCGGATCCGTGGGATCGAACGGCTTGTCGAGCGCGAACTCGAAATTGCAGGGGTCGCGGTCGTCCCGCTCAAGACCACCACGCGCGCCCAATGGCGGCTCGACTGGTCGAAAGGCTGGGTCACCGAAAAGGCGCTCGCAAAGACGCTCGCCGCGATCGACGCGCTTCCGGCTGGAACCGTCACGCTCGTAACCGCGCATCATCCGCTGGTCGAGGCCGGAACGCGCGGTCGCGCGCTGACCCGCGGCGGTGAACGTGCGCTCGGCGAACTCGCAGCGCGCAGCGTCGCGGCGGTGCTGACCGGCCATGTCCACGACGCCTTCGATCTGGTCAAGAAAACCCCAGCCGGTTCGATCCGCATGATCGGCGCGGGAACGCTGTCGCAGCGTATCCGCTCGACTCCGCCGAGTTTCAATGAACTATGGATCAAGGATGGCGACATCGCGGTGCGCGTTCGCAACGTCGAGGCGGTCCCGACCCCCGACATGCAGATTGCCGACGTGCCGCCCGACGCGCTGCCGCCGCGCAAGCCCGGCGAACCCGTTGCGCCAATCGACGCCGTGCCGCCGGTCGACCCGCCAGTGCATTGA